A section of the Mycobacteriales bacterium genome encodes:
- a CDS encoding DivIVA domain-containing protein — translation MPLTPADVHNVAFKKPPIGKRGYDEDEVDAFLDLIEAELARLIEENNDLKQQVDDMARSGPIQQGGPQQLRQQPPPAPEPMAMTPPPPQQAPRIDENSQVVKVLAMAQETAEKYVSDAKSEADRMMGDARSTADRMIGEARSKADTMVGEARTQAASVEREARGKATSLVQDAERKHNEIIGGLEQRKGTLEKSIEQLRTFEREYRTRLKSYLESQLRDLDGRGSAEPAAVASGAGAGYAGAYSGRGESDGRGEN, via the coding sequence ATGCCCCTGACCCCAGCGGACGTGCACAACGTCGCGTTCAAGAAACCGCCAATAGGGAAGCGCGGTTACGACGAAGACGAGGTGGACGCGTTCCTCGATCTCATCGAGGCCGAGCTGGCCCGGCTCATCGAGGAGAACAACGACCTCAAGCAGCAGGTCGACGACATGGCCCGCTCCGGCCCCATCCAGCAGGGTGGACCGCAGCAGCTGCGTCAGCAGCCGCCGCCGGCTCCCGAGCCCATGGCGATGACCCCGCCCCCGCCGCAGCAGGCGCCGCGCATCGACGAGAACAGCCAGGTCGTCAAGGTGCTGGCGATGGCGCAGGAGACGGCCGAGAAGTACGTCTCCGACGCCAAGTCCGAGGCGGACCGGATGATGGGTGACGCCCGCTCCACCGCCGACCGCATGATCGGCGAGGCCCGCAGCAAGGCCGACACGATGGTGGGCGAGGCCCGCACGCAGGCCGCGTCGGTCGAGCGTGAGGCCCGGGGCAAGGCGACGTCGCTGGTGCAGGACGCCGAGCGCAAGCACAACGAGATCATCGGCGGGCTGGAGCAGCGCAAGGGCACGCTCGAGAAGAGCATCGAGCAGCTGCGCACGTTCGAGCGCGAGTACCGCACGCGGCTCAAGTCCTACCTCGAGTCGCAGCTGCGTGACCTCGACGGTCGTGGTTCGGCCGAGCCGGCCGCGGTCGCATCGGGCGCGGGCGCGGGCTACGCCGGTGCCTACAGTGGGCGGGGCGAGAGCGACGGCCGCGGCGAAAACTGA
- a CDS encoding YggT family protein has product MASFVLLVFFILLIARLVFDYVMMFARSWRPSGVAAVGLEVVYSVTDPPLKALRRVIPPLRLGNFSIDLGFMVLLFVVYVLMQVVQSAAA; this is encoded by the coding sequence GTGGCGTCGTTCGTCCTCCTCGTCTTCTTCATCCTGCTCATCGCCAGGTTGGTGTTCGATTACGTCATGATGTTCGCCCGGTCATGGCGGCCATCCGGCGTAGCGGCGGTTGGGCTGGAGGTTGTCTACTCGGTCACCGATCCGCCACTCAAGGCCCTTCGACGCGTCATCCCGCCGCTGCGTCTGGGAAACTTCAGCATCGACCTGGGCTTCATGGTGTTGCTGTTCGTGGTGTACGTGCTGATGCAGGTCGTGCAATCAGCCGCAGCCTGA